The following nucleotide sequence is from Paeniglutamicibacter kerguelensis.
TGTCACCGGCATGTGCCAACGGGGGAGTAGCCGGGCGGGCTGATGCCGCGCCGGGCGCAGGGATCGAACAAAACTGCATGATGAAACCTCCCCCGAAAAATCTTGAACCCGGACCTTGCCATGCATGGATGTTTGCGAGTACTCGCAAAATCACCCTGCATATGCGCTGTACCAGTCGATGACCAGTGCAGCCGGTGGTGGATCCTTGAAGTGTATTGGTGCCTATGACGAGTGCGAGTGGATACCGTTTGAACGGCGTGAGGACCGGCCTCACAACGGTGCTGAACCGCGAAGGCCGATCCGGACTTGGCCAGATATTCTGAAGATTATTGCCACTTTCGGAGCGAGTCAATGGCATTATCCACCAGTTCTCCACGGCTACGTGGGTTGGCCGCCCCGAAATCATGGCTCCATTTGGGACGAAGCGTTCAGTAAACGCCCAGCAAAAAGTTTCGACTAGGCGATGATTCGACGGGAAGCACATGCTTGAAGGGCCGGATCCGGCGCCGGCAGGTTGTCTCGCAGCCGTTTTCCGTGGTCCCGTGTCCACTGCGGAAACACTGGCCGTGGCCTCCTGCGACGGCCCGCAACCGGTATGCGGGATGAGGCATTCGACACGAAACCCGAACTCGCCGGTTCCCGGACGCGGCGAGTTCGCAATCTCCCCGCCTGCCGCCCGGGGACCGGAGAAGGGCGCCTGGTGCGGGCGCGAAGACTGCTCAAGATGCCACGGAAGCGCCCAGCGTCACCTAACGGCGAGGCGACGGAAGCACACTTTGATCCCCGTCCCGTTCGGCCCCCGGGGGAGCCCGCCCACGGACGGTGGGCGAAAAGAAGCGGCGAACCTGCCTATACTTGAGGGCGTGAAAACAGCCCCGCAGAACCCCACGGAACCCATCGGCTCAGGCCTGGTCATCATCGACAAACCGCAGGGTTGGACGAGCCATGACGTGGTTGGCCGCACCCGCCGCCTGGCCGGAACCCGCAAGGTGGGCCACGCCGGTACCTTGGACCCGATGGCCACCGGCGTGCTGGTGCTGGGCATCAACAAGGCTACCCGCCTGTTGACCTACATCGTGGGCGCGAACAAGACCTACACCGCCACCATCCGCCTGGGTGAATCTACGATCACCGACGACGCCGAGGGCGAGATCGTGCAGAGCCGCATCGCCGCGGCGCTCACCGAGGAACAGATCCACGCGGCCGTTGCCAAGCTCACCGGTCCGATCGAGCAGGTCCCTTCCTCCGTCAGCGCCATCAAGGTCAACGGCGAACGTGCCTACGCCCGCGTGCGCGCCGGCGAGGACGTGAAGCTTGCCGCACGTCCGGTGACCATCCACCGCTTCGAGATCCACGACATCCGCCGCGAACGCGCGGGCAAGGTCCTGGACATCGACGTGACCGTCGAATGCTCCTCGGGAACCTACATCCGTGCGCTGGCCCGCGATCTGGGCGAGGACCTGGCCGTGGGCGGCCACCTGACCGCGCTGCGCCGCACCGAAGTCGGCCCGTACACGCTGGGCCGTGCCCGCACGCTGGAGCAGCTGGCTGAGAACTTCGAGTACCTGCCGCTGGAGGACGCCGCCGATGCGTTGTTCACGCGCCGCGACCTGACCGAGCACGAACGCGCCGAGCTGTCCTACGGACGCCGCATCAGCAGCAACGAAACCGACGAGGTGACCGCAGCGTTCGCCCCCGACGGGACGCTGGTTGCGCTGCTGAAAAACAAGGGCAAGGAAGCCAAGCCCGAATTGGTCTTCGCCACGGCTTCATAAGCCTTCACCTTGCGGCCCGATGCCGCGCGGTGCAGGTTCGACCTTGATTTCGCTTTCCTTCTAAGGGGTAGGTTTTTGCCGTGATAGTTGACGGTTTCTTCATCGCCGGCGCGATATTGTGCGCCGTGGCGTTGATACTGGGCGTTGTCGCCACGATCATCCGGGACTACCCCGATGACTTTGCGCTCATCTCCGTGGCGCTGCTGGAGGTTTTCCTGGTGTTCTACGGTGTATCGGCGGCCATCAGGCAGTCAGGAGGCCATCCGATCGCGGGGGAACCCTGGGAGTTCTGGGGTTACCTGCTGACCGCACTGCTGATCCCGGTGCTGGCCTTCATTTGGGCGGTCACCGACAAGTCCCGTTGGTCGAACACGGTGCTGGCGGTATCGGGCGTCATCGTCTTTGTGATGCTCTTCAGGATGGAACAGATTTGGGACGGGGCAATAGCAGCATGAGTGAAACAGGCCGGTCTGGCACCAAGCGTTCGCGCATTGTCGATGCCGCGCAATCCCGCGGCACGGCGTCAAAGCCCAAGAGGTCCAACGGCGGCCGCAGCTCCGGCTTGGGACGCATCATCATCGCCGTCTACGGCGTGCTGGCGCTGTCGGCCACGGTGCGTGCCGTTTACCAGATCCTCATGGACTTCGGGGGAGCGCCGCTGGCCTACCTGCTGAGCCTGCTCGCCGGAATTGTCTACATCGTGGCCACCTTCGCGCTGGCGTCCAAGCG
It contains:
- the truB gene encoding tRNA pseudouridine(55) synthase TruB, encoding MGSGLVIIDKPQGWTSHDVVGRTRRLAGTRKVGHAGTLDPMATGVLVLGINKATRLLTYIVGANKTYTATIRLGESTITDDAEGEIVQSRIAAALTEEQIHAAVAKLTGPIEQVPSSVSAIKVNGERAYARVRAGEDVKLAARPVTIHRFEIHDIRRERAGKVLDIDVTVECSSGTYIRALARDLGEDLAVGGHLTALRRTEVGPYTLGRARTLEQLAENFEYLPLEDAADALFTRRDLTEHERAELSYGRRISSNETDEVTAAFAPDGTLVALLKNKGKEAKPELVFATAS